A part of Aegilops tauschii subsp. strangulata cultivar AL8/78 chromosome 2, Aet v6.0, whole genome shotgun sequence genomic DNA contains:
- the LOC109737540 gene encoding protein LURP-one-related 7 isoform X1 encodes MDGTNAAAAAPPPVPMAAPVVPVDLTVVKKLLGGGGDLAVHDASGGLAFRVTAADGCGRRCGGRALLDASGSTLVTARTSEGAWQAFRGISWEQTDIIFSTKVICASSDRKEVHVFVPPRSTSEEQKPSYILVGNPSRRACTIIRGNSIVAQTNLPYKLNKAVYSRRKFRVTIYPGNDNILIMAMVMTFLVQK; translated from the exons ATGGACGGGACAAACGCCGcggccgctgccccgccgccggtACCCATGGCGGCGCCCGTCGTCCCGGTCGATCTGACGGTCGTCAAGAAGCTCctcgggggcggcggcgacctgGCGGTCCACGACGCGTCTGGCGGTCTCGCCTTTCGTGTCACGGCGGCGGACGGTTGTGGCAGGAGGTGCGGAGGCAGGGCGCTCCTCGACGCCTCCGGGAGCACTCTGGTCACTGCCAGGACCAGCGAG GGTGCGTGGCAGGCATTCAGAGGAATTAGTTGGGAACAGACAGACATAATTTTTTCAACAAAGGTAATTTGTGCTTCTTCAGATCGAAAGGAGGTACATGTCTTTGTCCCGCCGAGAAGCACATCTGAGGAGCAAAAACCAAGCTACATACTCGTAGGAAATCCATCTCGAAGAGCATGCACGATTATAAGGGGAAACTCCATTGTTGCTCAG ACAAATCTCCCGTACAAACTCAATAAGGCCGTCTATTCAAGGCGGAAGTTTAGAGTGACGATTTACCCAGGAAACGATAACATTCTGATCATGGCAATGGTTATGACCTTCCTTGTTCAAAAATAA
- the LOC109737540 gene encoding protein LURP-one-related 15 isoform X2 encodes MDGTNAAAAAPPPVPMAAPVVPVDLTVVKKLLGGGGDLAVHDASGGLAFRVTAADGCGRRCGGRALLDASGSTLVTARTSEGAWQAFRGISWEQTDIIFSTKVICASSDRKEVHVFVPPRSTSEEQKPSYILVGNPSRRACTIIRGNSIVAQVPNEGDAFSRKALSP; translated from the exons ATGGACGGGACAAACGCCGcggccgctgccccgccgccggtACCCATGGCGGCGCCCGTCGTCCCGGTCGATCTGACGGTCGTCAAGAAGCTCctcgggggcggcggcgacctgGCGGTCCACGACGCGTCTGGCGGTCTCGCCTTTCGTGTCACGGCGGCGGACGGTTGTGGCAGGAGGTGCGGAGGCAGGGCGCTCCTCGACGCCTCCGGGAGCACTCTGGTCACTGCCAGGACCAGCGAG GGTGCGTGGCAGGCATTCAGAGGAATTAGTTGGGAACAGACAGACATAATTTTTTCAACAAAGGTAATTTGTGCTTCTTCAGATCGAAAGGAGGTACATGTCTTTGTCCCGCCGAGAAGCACATCTGAGGAGCAAAAACCAAGCTACATACTCGTAGGAAATCCATCTCGAAGAGCATGCACGATTATAAGGGGAAACTCCATTGTTGCTCAG GTTCCTAATGAAGGAGACGCCTTCAGTAGAAAGGCCTTAAGCCCTTAA
- the LOC109737539 gene encoding uncharacterized protein — MSTPAGDGEDPGAGTPEAAAPFSADWKERILVPVVAAGVAGAGFGLLSRHRARLGPIRAAATYAANLSIVAGCYGGARELARDARATTPDDLMNSVVGGLASGAVLGRIQGGHFGAVKYAVTLAVAGTALDYAAMKLSPQWHDWKEHLFVDTKDWFTVPEWSPIQVLDEEALAKKREREELLFAQRALGKVSKEEP, encoded by the exons ATGTCTACTCcggccggcgacggcgaggaCCCCGGCGCAGGGACGCCGGAAGCAGCAGCGCCATTCTCTGCCGACTGGAAGGAGCGGATCTTGGTCCCCGTCGTGGCCGCCG GTGTTGCCGGAGCTGGGTTCGGGCTGCTGTCGCGGCACAGGGCGCGCCTTGGCCCGATCCGCGCTGCCGCTACCTATGCGGCTAACCTATCCATCGTGGCCGGATGCTACGGAG GTGCACGTGAACTTGCAAGAGATGCTCGAGCTACAACACCTGATGACCTCATGAATTCTGTTGTTGGTGGGCTAGCAAGTGGAGCTGTTCTTGGCCGAATACAAG GTGGTCACTTTGGGGCGGTGAAGTATGCAGTCACCCTAGCGGTTGCTGGTACTGCACTGGACTACGCCGCGATGAAGCTAAGCCCTCAATGGCATGATTGGAAAGAGCATTTGTTCGTTGATACGAAAGACTGGTTTACTGTACCCGAATGGTCACCTATCCAAGTGCTCGATGAGGAGGCCTTGGCGAAGAAACGAGAGCGAGAGGAGTTGCTGTTTGCTCAGCGAGCACTTGGTAAAGTTAGCAAGGAGGAGCCTTAG